The stretch of DNA CAGTGTTTTTGAGGATTAAAATACAAAACTTTCAATAGCCCACTTAATATAAATTTGATAAATACAAAGATAAATACGTAAATTTTTAATCGTTGCTTTAAATAATTATCGGTACTTTATCGGATTACCAAAATAACGACATAATCTTTAAACAAAAATACCTAAACTTTATTGCATATTTACATTTTAGACCTTTGTTTCTTTGATAATCAGCAATAGATAAGTAAAAACGCTATACAAAAAAAATCTAGTTATTTAATCAAATTAAGCGTTTTCAACTAATAAAACCATTATTTAAATCATTATTTATTGCTAATTACAGAGGATTATTATGGAAAATATGCAAGCTGGGCAAATGGCTCATCCCAACGATACAAGCAAAGCCAACGAACATCAAGCCCTTTTAGATTTAGTTCCTACCGAGACTGCAACTCACACCGCTATTGCTAGCGGCAGCTGGTTCGATCCTAATACTTGGAAAGATGGTGTAGTTCCCACAGCAGGTGCAATTGTCCATATCCCAGAAAATATTAGCGTCACTTATGAGGGCTACTCCGATGCCCCAATTTTTGCCCTACGAGTAGATGGCAATTTAACTTTCACAGCAGAAAATGGTACAGATACCAAAATTGTTGTCGATACATTATATACAACTACTAAAAGTCATTTTGAAATTGATGCTGACGCTACTACTGATGGTACCGTCGATATCGAAATCCGCCCCTTTGATATTGAAGCTCATAAAGCAATGGGAGCATTAGGTTGGAATATGGCAGCTATGCAACATTACAGTGATGGTGCTACTGTCACCGATACTGGTGCTGGCACTCGTCGCACCAGAGACTATGAAACAGTTGAGGATGGTGCTGGGGTTCTTGGCAGATATAACTGGGATCCCAAACAATTATCTCTCGGTATTGTTACTCATGGTGCTGTCCGTATAAATGGTCGGGAGAAACTTGCCAAAACTACTGCATCCGAAGTTGCTATGACTGGAGATATCAGCATCGAACTGGGAGATGTTCCCAGTGGTTGGCAAGTCGGCGATCGAATTGTCATAGTTGGTACACACTATGTAGAACGCGAAGCTAATACAGGCGAATCTCTCGGTAGCCAGGATGAAATTCGCACAATTACTCAAATTGATGGTAATAAAATTACTTTCGATCGCGCTTTAGATTTTAACCATGACACCCCTCGCGAGGGACTCGATGCCTATGTAACTAATTTAACCCGCAATATCAAAGTTCATAGTTCTACCGATATCTCAATTGAAGGCGTGCTTGAAGCTGATGATGTAGGTGATGTTGCCACTACCCTCGGTCATGTAATGTTCATGCACAATGAAGACGTGCAGGTAAGATATGCTGCCTTTGACGATTTAGGGCGCACTAATAAAAATGACGTTCTCGACGATTTTCAACGCCAAGGCTTCGATGGTCTAGATGCCGAGCGGAAAACTGAAAACGGCGAGTGGGTAACAACCCCTGTCAATCAGATTACTAATATACGTGGTCGCTATGCCGTTCATTTACATCGTGCTGGAGCCACGGCAACCGATAGTACCGCTTTAATACAAGGTTCGGTAATTACTGGAGGTCCTGGTTGGGGCTTTGTCAGCCACGATAGCAGTGCTGATTTTTATGACAATATTACCTACGGCGTGTTGGGTACAGGTTTTATGGCTGAAACAGGTAATGAGACAGGTACCTGGGCTCGTAATATCGCCATCAACACTTATGGTGCCGATTACAACGACCGTATTTTTACTCCTTCAGGCGATAAATATCTCTTTGAGAACAACAGCACCGATCTAACTACGATTCTCGAAAAACGCGGATCTTGGAAAAACCACGATATGGGTCACTTTGGCGATGGATTTTGGTTTCAGGGCAAGCTAATTAATGTTGTTGATAATGTTTCAGCTAACTCTGGATTAGACGGTTACTTTTACATGTTTCGTGCTCCAGATCAAATTAACGTCGATCCTAATGTTTTGGTAGAGCCATTATCCGTTCATAGTCCCGACGGCATCCATCCTTTTGCGCCAGGACTAAATGTTTTTGTAGGGAATGAGTCTATTGCCGATACTCGTGGCTTAGAAATGATCGGTATTGGCGGAGGGAGAACTAATGACGAACGTTCGGTAATTAATAATTTTACTGCCTGGGAAGTCGGAGATGTTGGTACGGGTGCTCAATATTATCCAGGCTATACCATTAAAAACTCTACCTTTATTGCTTCTACCAACCCTAAAGCTAATGCTGCCGATGGAGTTCTTTGGCGACAAGTACAAGTTGACACGGTGCTAGCTAATCTAGAAATTATCGGTTTTGACCAACAGTACGATCTACGTAAAAAGTGGTCTAGTGGCACTCTCAGTCAGCAAGGATTTGACGACCCTTACACTGTTATCAAAGAGGCTCTTGCTAATGGCGAACCCAATCCTCTACCCAATGGTTATGCTCATGTTTTGATCGATTCTGGATTCACTGCTGCCCAAGCTTCACAGAGTCAGTTTATGGGTAGTACCTTCGATCGCAATTACGATTTAATTCTCACTAGTGCCGACTTAGAGATTGGACGTTTTGAGATCGAGCTAGACGATCGCTCGCTCAAAATAGACCTCGACAATAAAAACATTACTTATGGTACGGCTCCTGACGATCCTGTCCGTCCTACTTTGCAAGAAGGTCATGTTTTGTTACTTAAAGGTACTAAAACAGATAGCATTGGCACTATTCCTATCGATTATCTTAACAACTCCTTAGTTTGGCATGAGGATGCGGTACAACATCGCCTTGAAACCTTTGGTTACCATCAGATGGCAAACGGATCTATTGGCGTTATTTTAGCCGAGCTATTCTCCGATCGCTACACTGCTGAAAAACATATCGTACAATTTGTTGCCGAGTTAGATCCCCGCTGGGAAATAATGGATGGTATTAATTTGGGAGTCTTCAATTCTGCTGACTATCCTAATGTTTATATACCTGAGTTTTTACTCAATCCCGAAGGTATTTCTTTATTCGCTCCAGCTACTTCTACTGATGGAATTTATCGAATTGCCGTTGGTGGTGGAGAATTTACCGATCTTAACGGAAAGGTTTGGGCTGCAGATTATGGATTCTCTGGAGGCACAGCTTATTACAAAGCTCAAGAAATTGCCAACACTGACAACGATAAAATTCACTATGGCAAGCGAGCTGGTAACAATTTTTCATATGATATCGAACTGTCTAACGGTACTTATGACGTAGCTCTACACTTTATGGAGCCTAGAAGTGATGCTCAGATTGGTAGTCGCGTATTTGATGTCTATGCAGAAAATAACTTGATGCTCGACAACTATGACATAATGGTCGCGCTTGGTGCTGAAGCTGCTCCTCTGACAGCTATTACTACTACTTTGAGCAATATTAAAGTAGTTGATGGAATACTCGACCTCGACTTTTCTAATGTTGCTGGTCTACCCGTTACCCTTTCAGGTATCGAAATTTCTCCAGTCACTCCAGATGATACTCCTACAAATCTTCCCACCGTTGGCGAACAAATTGCTAAACTGACAGCTTCTGATGCAGCAGCAAACGATATGTTTGGTATGGCTGTGGCAATTGATGGCGAGACTATGGTTATTGGTGCTCTATTAGATGATGACAATGTTACCAATAGCGGTTCGGCATATATCTTTACTAAAGATACAGATGGTAACTGGATAGAAACGGCTAAACTGACAGCTTCTGATGCAGCAAATAATGACCAGTTTGGTCGCAGTATCAGTATTGATAACGATACTATGGTTATTGGTGCTAGATATGATGACGATAACGGTAGCAATAGCGGCTCGGCATACATCTTTACTCGTCAAGCCAATGGCAATTGGACTCAGTCTGCCAAACTAACTGCTGCTGATGGTGCAAGGGGCGATGAATTTGGCTCTGTTTCTATTAGCGGCAATAATGTAGTCATCGGTGCTTTTGGTGATGACGATAAGGGTAGTAATAGCGGTGCAGCATACATCTTTACCCAACAAGCAAATGGTAGCTGGACTCAGTCTGCTAAACTAACTGCTGATGATGGAGAAAGTGGTGATGAACTTGGTCGTCGTTCGATTGCTATTAATGGCAATACAGCAATTGTTGGTGCTCGTGGCGATGACGACAACGGTAGTAACAGCGGCGCAGCATATATCTTTACCCAGCAAGCTAACGGCAGTTGGACTCAGACAGCCAAACTCAAAGCTGCTGATGCAGAAAGCAACGATTTATTTGGGATGTCTGTTTCTATTGATGGTGATACCGCAGTTGTCGGTTCTCGATATGATGATGATAAGGGTAGTAATAGCGGCTCGGCATACATCTTTACTCGTCAAGCCAATGGTAATTGGACTCAAACTGCAAAATTGACTGCCGATGATGGAGAAAGTGGTGATGAATTTGGCTATTCTGTCTCTATCAAAGATGATACTTTAATTATCGGTGCTTGGCAGGATAAAGATGGTGCTAGCAATAACGGCTCGGCATACATTTTTACTCGTCAAGCCAATGGTAATTGGACTCAGACAGCCAAACTCAAAGCTGCTGATGGAGCAGATGGTGATAAGTTCGGCTATTCTGCTACTACTGATGGCAATAACGTAGTCGTTGGAGCTTTTGAAGATGATGGTATTGGTAGTAATAGTGGCTCGGCATATGTCTTTTCACTAGGACACAATCCCTCTGATAATTTAACTCCTGTTGTCGTAGCCGACACCATTACCGTCGATGAAAACAGTACTAATAATGCTATTGATGTTCTGGCGAATGATACTAGTTTCGGTGATGGCTTGATGTCATTGAGTGCCGATCCTACTAGCATAAATGGCGGCACTATCTCGATCGACGATCGAGGTACAACCGATGCTACTGACGATCTTCTTGTTTACACTCCCGCTACCGACTTTAGTGGTACCGATCTCTTTTCTTACAGTATTATTGACACCAACGGTGATGTAGCAACTACTGATGTAACGGTCACAATTAATCCAGATACATCAGAAAATTCTCCACTTCGGATTGACGTTGGCGGACGTGGATTTACTGACATCAATGGCAATGTTTGGCAAGCTGATTATGGCTTCCAGGGGGGGTTAGATCATTATAGGACGCAGGAAATTGCTGGCACTGACAACGATGAAATTTTCTATGGCAAACGTTATGGTAGAAATATCTCTTACGACATTGCTATGGAAAACGGTAATTACGATGTTGTAATTCATATGATGGAGCCACAAAGTGATGCTGCGGTTGGTCGTCGGGTTTTTGATGTCTACGCCGAACAAGAATTGGCAATGGATAACTACGATATTTGGGCGGATATGGGAACTAATGCTGCTCCTATAACTGCCGTATCTGTTACTTTACCTAATATTACCGTTACTGATGGCTCTCTTGACTTAGACTTCGCATCCGAAATTGACTCGTATCGTCCTGTTAATTTCGCTGGAATTGAAATATATTCTTCTATCTAATAGTCTTCTATAGCTTTGCTAGATGTATTGCTATCGTATAAAATTGAAGCTTTTTTCAAATAGATACAAGTTTTAATCGATTTAGCTTATATTCCTTGTCAAAAGTCTGGTTTTAAATCGTCCGCAGTCTAGTAATTATAAAGAAGGGTTGGGTCAGTTGCGATCGCAGTTTACTCAACTCTTTTTTTCGGCAAATTGCTGTACCTTAAATGAGCTTAGAAGAATTAAGTCTAAGAGAATTTTTCTTAACCAGCAATGCCACAATAGAACTAAAACTATTTATTTAACGATTATTTTAAATCGATCGATCGCTTGTGCATTATGAATACTTCAAATAATTCTAATAAACATCAATCGAAACTTATCCGTCTCAAAGCAATCGAAAAAATCTATGGTAGCGGTAATACTGCCGTTCATGCTTTAGATAAGGTAGATCTGACTATCTTAAAGGGTGAGTATTGCTCGATTATGGGTGCTTCTGGTTCTGGTAAATCTACGGTAATGAATATTATCGGTTGCTTAGATCGCCCTACTAAAGGCAATTACTATTTAGATAACGTAGCCGTCGCAAAACTTTCTGACGAAGAACTAGCCACGATTCGCAACCGTAAAATCGGTTTTGTCTTTCAACAGTTTCACTTACTGCCTCAAGTTAGCGCGTTGGAAAATGTGATGTTACCGATGGTATATGCAGGGGTATCTAGTCGAGAAAGACGCGATCGCGCTGTAGAAGCTCTAACTAAAGTTGGTTTAGGCAATCGACTTCATAATAAACCCAATCAGCTTTCAGGAGGACAGCAACAGCGTGTGGCGATCGCTCGTGCGATCGTCAATCGTCCTTTGTTATTATTAGCCGACGAACCGACTGGTGCTTTAGATTCTCAGACTACCAAAGAAGTATTAAATATTTTTGGCGAACTTCACGACAGCGGTATTACTGTAGTTATGGTGACTCACGAACCCGATGTAGCACGTTTGACCAAAAGAATTATTTGGTTTAAAGATGGACGGGTAACTCACAATCGTCTTAGTCCAGAGGAAATGCTAGAAGTAGCGGTTGCTTCCTAGAGTAAAGGCAACAGATAAGAGATTTAGACATATAAAAGATTTAGATGGTTTTAGCAATGCTGTATATCTGTATATCTTTAACAAGATAAAAAAATAGGGACGTTGCTAAAAACGCCCCCCGTATATATAAATTGCCTAGCTGTAAATTTTAGCGATCGCGTTCTGCTAGATCTTTACTCGATTTTTCAATCTCAATCGTAGATACCGCGAGTTTATTTTGTGGTGCCTGTTGGACAATCGCTGACTGGAGAATTGGAGTACTCGTAACTGAGTCGCTAGCAAGAGTAAATAGGGGATTGGATAAAATTCCTGCTAGAGAAGTAACTACTGTTGCCAGAACTATACCTACCTGCAAAGGACGCATTCCAGGAATATTCCAACGAATCGGCGGATAGTTTTTTACCGACTCAGACATTTCATGAGGTTCTTTGACAACCATCATTTTGACAACGCGAATGTAGTAGTAAATTGACACTACACTAGCGATCAAGCCTAATAATACTAGGGTATACAAACCTGCTTGCCAGCCAGCCCAGAAAAGATAAATCTTACCGAAAAAGCCAGCTAATGGTGGAATTCCGCCTAAAGAAAGTAGACAGATACTCAAACACAGGGTTAGTAAGGGATCTTTTTGATATAGTCCTGCATATTCGCTAATTTGGTCGGTACCAGTACGAAGTGAAAAGAGAATGATGCAGGTAAATGCCCCCAGATTCATAAACAGATAGACCAGCAAATAGAATATCATTGCTGAATAGCCAGTATCGGTACCCGCAATCAAACCAATCATAATAAAACCAGCTTGAGCAATGGAAGAATAAGCCAGCATCCGCTTAATACTAGTTTGAGCCAAGGCTACAACATTACCTAAAATCAAACTGAGAAGTGCCAGGGCGGTAAAAATAAAGTGCCACTGTTCGGTAACTGCGCCATAAGCGGTAACTAACAAGCGAATTGCCAGGGCAAAACCCGCCGCTTTTGAACCAACAGAGAGAAACGCTACTACGGGTGTGGGAGAACCTTCATAGACATCTGGTGTCCACTGGTGGAAAGGAACGGCAGAAATTTTGAAGGCGATACCAGCAATAATAAAGACTAGAGAAATTGCCAATCCCAAGGAACGTCCAGAACTGATATCGGTAATTGCTGAGGCGATCGCATCGAGATTGGTTTCGCCTCCAGACAAACCATACAGCAACGAAATTCCATAGAGAAAAATTGCCGAACTAGAAGCCCCAATTAACAGATACTTTAACGCGGCTTCGTTAGAACGAGGGTCGCGTTTCATGTATCCCGTCATCAGGTAAGAGGAAATACTCAACATCTCTAGGGAGATAAACACCATCGTTAGTTCGTTTGCCCCCGAAAGAAACATCCCGCCAATGGTTGCTGAGAGCAAAATGCCAATAAATTCGGCTAGAGATGTTCCTGACTGCTGAATATAGCGAATTGACATCGGGATAGTCACCGCAGCCGATAGAGCGACGATACCGCGAAAGACAATACTAAAGTTATCGCTACTAAAAGAACCTAAAAAAGCAATAGGTTCGGGAGTGTCCCATTGGAAAACTAATGCCACGACTGAAGCCAGCAATCCTGCGATCGCCACATAGGGCAACCAGCGATAGGAACTACGTCCTGCAATTAAATCTCCGATTAAAATCACCATTAAGGTGGCAATGATAATACCTTCGGGTAAGATGGTTCCTGCGTTAAGCTGTGAAGCAATATTACTAGAAAAATCCATATTGTTGGAATAGAGGAAAGTAAATAGGGTCGAATAATTACGATCGAAAAGCTTTACAAAGGATTGTAACCTGCAAGCTGCTTGATTCTCTAGGGAATAATATCTGCTTGTCAGTAAAAAAAGAATAGAAACTTTAGATCGATTTTGGTTATGTTGAAATTAAACTTAGGTAAAAGAACTCATATTTTAAAACTTTAGGTTTGGAATGCAGAATGCGACTTTCATTGACACCGCCGTAAATAACGGTGTAACTACGACTAAAAACCAATTTCGGTCTGGAGACTATATATTGGAGACTAGATAAGTCTATATATCTATATATCTGAAAATAAACCTCTATAAAAGATCGACCTCTGTTATTTTACTGCGTTAGCTCGATTTTCTATGTCAACTCTTGTTATTGTCGAATCACCTACTAAAGCTCGTACTATACGTAATTATTTACCTTCCGACTATCAGGTACAAGCCTCGATGGGTCACGTGCGCGATTTGCCTCCCTCGGCAGATGAAATTCCTCCTGCCTATAAAGATAAAGAATGGAAAAATTTGGGAGTAAACGTTGAAGATAAGTTTCAACCGATTTATGTCGTACCTAAGTCGAAAAAGAAAGTCGTCAGCGAACTTAAAGCTGCCCTAAAAGCTGCAGACGAATTGATACTGGCTACGGATGAAGACCGCGAAGGCGAAAGCATTAGCTGGCATCTACTAGAAATACTAAAGCCTAAGATCCCCGTCAAGCGTATGGTATTTCATGAAATTACTCGCGAAGCCATTCAACAGGCACTAAAAGACTGTCGCGATGTGGATGAAAATTTGGTCCACGCTCAAGAAACTCGCCGAATTTTAGACCGTCTGGTAGGTTATACTGTTTCCCCACTGCTGTGGAAAAAGATTTCTAAGGGACTGTCGGCAGGGAGAGTTCAGTCGGTAGCGGTACGTTTGTTAGTAGAGAGAGAAAGAGAACGCCGTGCTTTCCAGTCTGGAGGATATTGGGATTTAAAGGCTCTTTTGGAACAGGATAAAGACCCCTTTGAAGCTAAATTAATTACCCTAGACGGCAAAAAACTGGCTACGGGTAGCGATTTCGACCCCGATACGGGAAAAATTGCCGAAGGTAAAGATGTGGTGCTGTTAGATGAAGCCGAGGCAAACAAGCTCAAAGATAGTCTGATTTCCAAGTCTTGGACGGTAAGCAACCGAGAAGAAAAGGCTACCAAACGCCGCCCCTCTTCTCCTTTTACTACTTCGACTCTGCAACAGGAATCTAACCGCAAACTGGGAATTTCGGCTAGAGAAACGATGCGAATAGCTCAAAAGCTCTACGAACAAGGCTATATCACCTATATGCGAACCGATTCGGTTCACCTGTCCAAACAGGCGATCGCCGCTGCCCGTAGCTGTGTCGAAAATATGTATGGCAAAGAATATTTAAGTCCCAAAGCTCGTCAGTACAGCACTAAAAGCAAAGGGGCGCAGGAAGCACACGAAGCAATTCGTCCTGCGGGCAATACGTTTCGCACTCCCCGAGAAACTGGTTTGGGCGATCGCGAATTTAAACTCTACGATCTAATTTGGAAGCGTACCGTCGCCTGTCAGATGGCAGATGCCAGATTGACTCAAATTGCCGTCGATATCGATGTCGAAAATGCCGTCTTTCGCGCTAACGGACAGCTAATCGATTTTCCTGGATTTTTCAGGGCATACGTCGAAGGTTCTGACGATCCCGATGCAGCTTTGGAAAACCGCGAATCACCTTTACCTCCTTTAAAAGTTGGCGATAAACCCGACTGTAAAGACATAGAAGCGATCGGACACGAAACCCAACCGCCAGCCAGATACACCGAGGCATCTTTGGTCAAAACTCTAGAAAAAGAAGGTATCGGTAGACCCAGTACGTACGCCAGCGTTATGGGAACCATTAGCGATCGCGGCTACGTACAGATGCGCGGTAAGGCATTGATCCCCACTTTTACCGCCTTTGCCGTTACCAGCCTATTAGAAGAACACTTCCCCGATCTGGTAGATACTGATTTTACTTCCAAAATGGAAGAAACTTTAGACGAAATTGCTAGAGGCGGTGCGGAGTGGCTACCCTATCTGCAAAAATTCTATCAGGGAGATGAAGGCTTGCGGAATCAAATCGATCTTAAAACCGAAGCCATCGATCCCGCTACGGCAAAAACTATCAAACTAGACAATCTAGATGCCCAAGTTCGCATCGGTCGTTATGGTCCCTATATCGAAATTACTAACGGCGAAGAAGAACTAAAGGTTTCAATTCCTGTAGACCTTACTCCAGCCGATCTTAACCCCGAACAGGTAGAAACTCTCGTCCGCCAAAAAATGGCAGGACCAGAAAAAGTAGGACTGCACCCCGAAACTGACGAACCAATCTATTTAAAGACAGGTCCCTATGGCGATTACGTCCAGTTAGGAGACAAAACCGACGATCGCCCCAAACCCAAACAAATTTCCATACCTAAAAACGTCAAAAAAGAAGATGTCACTTTAGATATGGCAGTGGGCTTGTTATCTTTGCCCCGACTGTTAGGAGAACATCCAGGTACGGGCGGTAAAATCAAAGCGGCGATCGGACGTTTTGGTCCTTATGTAGTTCACGAATTTAAAGACCCCGAAGAGAAAAAAATCAAAAGAGACTATCGTTCGTTAAAAGGCGAAGATGATGTTTTAACGGTTAGTTACGATCGCGCTATGGAATTATTATCTCAACCCAAGCGATCGCGTCGTGGCGGCACGAAAAAACCTCTCAGAGAGTTGGGAGAGCATCCAGAAGACAAAGAGCCAGTAAATGTCTATAAAGGACCTTACGGTAACTATGTCAAACACGGCAAGATCAACGCTGGTCTGCCTAAAGATGAAACCGTAGAAGGTATTACTCTAGAAAAGGCTTTAAAACTACTAGCAGAAAAAGCAGCTACCAAAAATACTCGCAAAACCACCAAAAAGAAAACTACTACTAAAAAAACTACAGCTAAGAAAAAGACTACCAAGACTAAAAAATCATCATCGTAAATGTATTGTTTTTAATCTTTGCTATTTCCATAGCCTTACAAATCCAGCTTGCTCAAAATGACGGGCGTTTGTTAAAGCTAGTGAAAAACATATAATCGCAGGAGTGAAGAGAAAATAAGTTTAGTTATAATTCTCTTCTACTCTTTGCTTCATGCTCGCCACTTATTGTATTATCCGCCGTATTCCCAACCAGTGGTTTCGAGTAAAAGCTGCTTACCTTCGCGGTGTATGCCAGAAGCGACTACTTCTCCTACATAAACAGTATGATCGCCTTCTTCTACCGTACCCACGACATTACATTCAATGTAGCCTAGTGAATCTTTAATAATCGGACAGCCTGTAGCTTCACCCTGGTAAAATTCTACATCTTCAAATTTATTACCCACGCGAGATTTGGGTTTAAAAAAGGAAGCAGCTAAATCTTTTTGTCCTTCATCGAGAAAGCTGATAGCAAACACTCCAGTATTTTTAACCATCTCGTGAGAACCAGTACCTTTTTTGACGCAATTAACTACTAAAGGTGGTTTAAATGAAGACTGCATCAACCAGCTTACGGTAAACCCATTCATTTCTTCCCCATCTTTGACACCACAGATATAAAGACCGTGAGGAATCTTGCGTAACATGGTTTTTTTTGCTTTTTCGTCTAGCAAAATTATTACTCCCAATAATATGATTATGTTTGTGTTTCGACGATTAGTTTATCAAGCTTCAGCCTTACGGCAAACTCTACTTTAGTTATAAAGTGTTTTGGCTGTTTAGAAAGATAACTTCGCTGTGACGGAAGCTATATATTTAATTTTTAGTCCGAGATCGATTGAGATAATATTCTCCTCTGGGAAATAAATCGGTATTGCGCGGTTGGGGTTTGCCGTCTTTGGCATGAGAAAACATACGGACGCTAGCATTTTTAATATCGCGGCGCATGGCGGCTAGATCGAATCCTGCCTTAGTTAAAAAATCTATGACTTTGGGGCGATCGAATTTAGCTAGTAGTCGATCTTTATTAAACTCTACGGGATGTTCGCTGCCAATTAAAATCCAAAGATTGCCACCCATGCCAACTCTAGTAACATGGGGAAAAACGCTACGCATAGTTTGAAGTGTACCCGCTCCTACATCCCACTCGACAAAAAATCCCCCTGGTTTGAGGCGCGATCGCACTTCTTGGAAAAACTCAGCCGAATAAAGCATTCCCGCACGCGATCGCCAGGGCTGGATAGCATCAGCTTCAATAATATCGAATTTGCGCTCGGCGTGGATTAACTCTCTGCGTCCATCACCGATAATAATTTCATAACGCGGATCGGCAAACAAATAGCTGAGGGGTTTGCCAACAGGAGTGTGAGAATATTCTTTGAGTACGGGGAGTTCTGCACCTAAAAGCTCTACAATGCGGATATATTCAGTATCGGGATTGACACCGATGGTATGAGGCGTACCACCAGAACCCAAACCGATTATCATGATTTCGGTTGGCTGAGGATGTAACAAAGCGGGTACGCTACCGAGTAAGCCATGCAGGTGTAAATAGGGAAAATTTGCCTGTATTTGCCCACTAGCGAACAGTACGGCTTTTTTATTTGGTTGGGTTTCGGCGATCGCCGCTACGCTAGTAGAATCTTCGGCATGAATAAAGTAAGCATCAGGTTTGACTCCCTGCAAAGCAGCCCAAAGACGATTGTTATTGGGAAAAAAGATAATTGTAACTATTAGAACTAGTGCCAAAACTGTAGTAAATTTAAACCGCAGCCACTTAGGACGCATAGCGATAATAAAGCCCAAGCCTAATACGGCTAAAAGTCTTAAAGAACCAGCAGTTCCTAACTTGTCTAGCAACAATAAACCCGTTGATAAACCTCCCGTCGTATTGCCCAAAATATTGAACAGCATCAAAAAACCTACTCGTCTGCCGATGCGATCGCGCTCTGTTTGTACGGCTTTTTGTACGATGGGAAAATAGAAGCCCAAGAGCAAATTAGGTATAACCATCATTACTGTAGGCACGACTAGATATTTAAACCATACTGCCCCGTCGAGATGATTGGGATCGATAAAACCAATGTCCGAGCGCAACCCTGGATGCTGCTGCCAATAGATACTAATACCCCAGATGGCGATCGCGCTATATGCCGCAACCATTCCTTGAATCAATAAAAATACCTTTTTTGGCTGACGAATGTGTTTAACCGCCCTCGCGCCCAACATACTGCCTACGGCATTACTAACTAAGACAAAAGCTAAGAGGTGAGCGTAAGTATAAGCATTAGACTGCAAGGCAATATCCAGCACCCGAAACCAAATAATTTCCAGGCTAATAGCTGCAAAACCCGAAAGAAAAACTAATAAATACCATTGTTTTGCCGAACGAGTTTGAGGCTGTATCTCAGAGTTTGCTAGCTTGGTGGTTTTTTGCCTTCGATCTTTAAACCAA from Myxosarcina sp. GI1 encodes:
- a CDS encoding fused MFS/spermidine synthase gives rise to the protein MISKLTAIAPRRDSKILSVLFFLFFISGFNALLYQVAWQRMLGLFSGSDVRSATIIVTSYLLGLGVGNTLGGIIGDSLTNRQRVRIYGCCNLGIAAFAVFSRWLFYDLLFIKFNYLADSLPITLAIVFFSLLIPTTLMGISLPLLSRAVSHSTNKVASRIGWLYGVNTLGSGLGTLISGWYIVGTLGYAGTVYLGATSSAVVGISALILCFWFKDRRQKTTKLANSEIQPQTRSAKQWYLLVFLSGFAAISLEIIWFRVLDIALQSNAYTYAHLLAFVLVSNAVGSMLGARAVKHIRQPKKVFLLIQGMVAAYSAIAIWGISIYWQQHPGLRSDIGFIDPNHLDGAVWFKYLVVPTVMMVIPNLLLGFYFPIVQKAVQTERDRIGRRVGFLMLFNILGNTTGGLSTGLLLLDKLGTAGSLRLLAVLGLGFIIAMRPKWLRFKFTTVLALVLIVTIIFFPNNNRLWAALQGVKPDAYFIHAEDSTSVAAIAETQPNKKAVLFASGQIQANFPYLHLHGLLGSVPALLHPQPTEIMIIGLGSGGTPHTIGVNPDTEYIRIVELLGAELPVLKEYSHTPVGKPLSYLFADPRYEIIIGDGRRELIHAERKFDIIEADAIQPWRSRAGMLYSAEFFQEVRSRLKPGGFFVEWDVGAGTLQTMRSVFPHVTRVGMGGNLWILIGSEHPVEFNKDRLLAKFDRPKVIDFLTKAGFDLAAMRRDIKNASVRMFSHAKDGKPQPRNTDLFPRGEYYLNRSRTKN